AGCCCATCAGCGGTGTCAGGGGCGTGGGCCGACGACGGGGGGCTTCCGGGGCCCGGGCCGTCACCTGCGGCCCCACCGCCCCCGTCGTCCTCCGTACCGCCACCGCCGTCCAGCGGGACCAGGGTCACCTTCCCCGAGGGCCCGGTGCTCCCGGACCGCGCGGGCCCGCTGCCGGCCGCGCCCACCGCCACGTAACCGTCGTTGCCCGGGCCGCCCCCGCACCCGGTCAGGAGGCCACCGCCCAGACACAGCGCGGCCGCCGAGGCGACGATCGCGGTGCCCCGGCGGCGGCCGTACGGCCCGGATGAGCGACGGGCCTGAGCTGTCTGACGCATCTGACGTCGCATCGCGCCAGTGTCACTGACGACCCGTCAAATCAGAACCCCCGTGGGTGGACCACACGTCCCGCGACTGACGGCTCAGTCGGATCTGAGCCGGATCTCAGTCGGAGATGAGCCCTTCCCTGAGCTGGGCGAGGGTGCGGGTGAGCAGCCGGGAGACGTGCATCTGGGAGATGCCGACCTCCTCGCCGATCTGCGACTGGGTCATGTTGGCGAAGAACCGCAGCATGATGATCTGGCGCTCGCGCGGGGCGAGCTTGGCCAGCAGCGGCTTCAGCGACTCGCGGTACTCCACGCCCTCCAGCGCCGTGTCCTCGTAGCCGAGGCGGTCGGCGAGGGAGCCCTCGCCGCCGTCGTCCTCGGGCGAGGGGGAGTCCAGCGAGGAGGCGGTGTACGCGTTGCCGACGGCGAGGCCGTCGACCACGTCCTCCTCGGAGACCCCCAGCGCCTTGGCGAGCTCCGGCACGGTCGGGGAGCGGTCCAGCTTCTGCGCGAGCTCGTCGCTGGTCTTCGTCAGCGCCAGCCGCAGCTCCTGGAGGCGCCGGGGCACCCGTACGGACCAGGAGGTGTCGCGGAAGAAGCGTTTGATCTCCCCGACGACGGTCGGCATCGCGAACGTGGGGAACTCCACGCCGCGTTCGCAGTCGAACCGGTCGATCGCCTTGATCAGGCCGATCGTGCCGACCTGGACGATGTCCTCCATCGGTTCGTTACGGCTCCGGAACCGCGCCGCGGCGTAACGCACCAGCGGGAGGTTGAGCTCGATGAGTGTGTCCCGCACATAGGTCCGCTCCGGACTGTCCGTTCCCTCGGGCCCCGAAGCGGGGCCGAGCGCGGCGAGCCGCAGGAACAGGGAGCGGGACAGAGTGCGGGTGTCGATGGCTTCCGGCGAGCTGGTGAGCACGGCGGGTGCCGGCACGCTCTTCGTGAGCGTGAGCACCTTCGAGCTGCCCTGTTCTGCGGACATGCCACCCCCTTGAGGTCGCGGACGGTCGCGGTGGCCGCGACCATCGGAGGAACGCAGCCTCCACCTGAATACCGGAGGCGGGGCTGCGGCAAACGCGCTTCGAGCAGAATGTCACATGTCGGCAACACGCTGTAGTGACATGTCGACAAGTCAGCGACGAATCCGCCCTGGAAACAGGGGGTGTA
This DNA window, taken from Streptomyces griseus subsp. griseus, encodes the following:
- a CDS encoding RNA polymerase sigma factor SigF — its product is MSAEQGSSKVLTLTKSVPAPAVLTSSPEAIDTRTLSRSLFLRLAALGPASGPEGTDSPERTYVRDTLIELNLPLVRYAAARFRSRNEPMEDIVQVGTIGLIKAIDRFDCERGVEFPTFAMPTVVGEIKRFFRDTSWSVRVPRRLQELRLALTKTSDELAQKLDRSPTVPELAKALGVSEEDVVDGLAVGNAYTASSLDSPSPEDDGGEGSLADRLGYEDTALEGVEYRESLKPLLAKLAPRERQIIMLRFFANMTQSQIGEEVGISQMHVSRLLTRTLAQLREGLISD